The genomic DNA CCATCTGGCTCAACGCTTCAACTGGCTCACCTTGCATACCTGTTGCAATAATGATGACTTCGTTTTTTGGATAGTTTTCGACTTCACTCATTGGTATTAACAAGTCTTTTGGAATATTAAAATATCCCATTTTACGAGCAATGCTAAATGAACTTTCTAATGAACGGCCTAAAAATGATACTTTTCTATTTAATTTGCTCGCAATATTTAAAACTTGTTGTATACGAATGAAGTTAGAAGCATAACATGAGACAATTAAACGCCCTTTTACTTTTGCAAATGCATCAAACATATGGCTTTCAATGACGTTTTCTGGCGTATTATAACCTGGTTTTTCCGCTTCAGTAGAGTCACTTAAAAGTGCAAAGACGCCATTTTCGCCGATTTCTGCCATTTTTTTCATGTCCGGGGCATATTGGCCATGTAAACTCTGATCAAACTTAAATTCACCTGTATAAACAATTGCACCGTAAGATGTATGAATACATACACCTAAGCTATCCGGGATGCTATGTGTTGTGTTAAAAAATGTCACATTTACACCTTTAAAACGCATCACCGATTCATTGTTGACTACATAATATCTAATTTTTTTATTAATTTGACGTGCTTTTAAGTTTTCTTTTACAAGTCCTATTGTTAATTTCGAACCATATACCGGTGCGTCTACTTGTTCTAATACGTATGAAACCGCGCCAATCGCATGTTCATGTCCATGTGTTAGAAAAATACCTTTTAATTTATGTTTATTTTCTAGTACGTATTGAATATCAGGAATCACTATATCGATACCTAACATTTCATCTTCAGGAAACTTTAATCCTGCATCTAACATAAACATTTCATCATCGACTTCAATGATATACATGTTTTTGGCAATTTCTCCTACACCACCTAGTGGTATAATTCGTATATCTTTATTTTTCTTTTTTACTAAATTCAAAATTTTACCTCCTACTCAATATATAGCCCGTCCATTTTACATTCATATTTTATTATAGTTGATTATACAAACTCTGTACACTATTAAAGTGCTACGAGTGGAACAGAAAACAATTTGCTTTCTTTCGCTAAACACACCAAGCATAGCGTATTTTAAAATCGAAATGTTTAAAATCATTACAGCGTTCGCGTTTGTATTTTCTTTTTGAACATGTTAGCACTATGAATGATTTCATTCATAGTCACTTTAAGTTGTTTTTGTCGATATGATATAAATACCCCTAAAGCTGAAATTGTGCACTTCAACTTTAGGGGTACGCTAAACAGAAACGACATTGGTGGCTTAACACACCAATGTATTTCTAAAAAACTTATTGTGAAATTAACACTTTATGAGATGCATTCACACGGCCTTGCTTGTCAATTTCAGTCACTTTTACATTCAATGTATCGCCGATTTTTAATACATCTTCCACTTTATTAATACGCTCGTTTGAAATTTGAGAAATATGAACTAAAGCATCTTTACCTGGGAACAATTCAACAAAAGCACCAAACTTCTCAATACGTTTAACTTTTGCATCGTAAATTTGTCCGACTTCTGCTTCTCTGACAATATTTTCAATCCAACTACGCGCTTGATTGATCATATCTTGTTCCGTTGAGCCAATAAATACTGTACCATCTTGTTCAATGTCTAATTTAACACCTGTCGCATCAATAATTTCATTGATTTGTTTACCGCCTGGTCCAATGACGTCTCGAATTTTTTCAGGCTTGATTTGCATTGTTTCAACTTTAGGTGCATAAGCACTGAGTTCTGTTCTAGGTTGATTAATCGTTTGCATCATATGATCTAAAATCGCTAAACGCCCTTTACGTGCTTGTTCAAGCGCTTCTTCAATCACTTCTTTAGTTAAACCATCTATTTTAATATCCATTTGAATCGCTGTGATACCTTCAGTCGTTCCCGCTACTTTGAAGTCCATATCACCTAAAGCGTCTTCCATGCCTTGGATATCCGTTAAAATCGTATATTGATCATCACGTGTGACAAGACCCATCGCAATACCTGCCACTGGCGCTTTAATCGGCACACCTGCGTCCATTAAAGCTAAAGTAGAGCCACAAATAGAAGCTTGTGAAGAGGAACCGTTAGATTCTAATACTTCACTTACAATACGCACAGTGTATGGAAAATCTTTCTCATCTGGAATGATATATCTCAATGCACGTTCACCTAAAGCACCATGACCAATTTCGCGTCTACCCGGTGCTCGAACAGGACCTGTTTCACCTACAGAGAAATTCGGGAAGTTATAATGATGCATAAAACGTTTATGCTCTTCTTCACCCAAACCATCAATGATTTGATATTCTGAAATTGAGCCTAGTGTTAAAACTGATAACGCTTGTGTTTGACCTCGTGTAAACAAGCCAGACCCATGGGCACGTGGTAATAAACCAACTTCTGATGATAAAGGTCGAATTTCATCCGGCTTACGACCATCTGGACGAATTTTTTCATCCGCAATTAATCTTCTTACCTCTTCTTTGATTAACGTATTAATAATCGCATTAACTTCTTTTAATAAAGCCTCATTTTCAGGATCTTCTTCGTCTTCAAAGTTTGCAAGGACACGTTCTTTAATCGCATCAAGGTTTTCTTCGCGCTCTTGTTTTTCAACCGTTTGAATCGCTTGATTTAGTCCTTCATTTTGAGTCATTTCAGTTACGGAATCAATAAGCGTTTGATTTTTTTCTTCTGGAATAAATTCTTGTTTTTCTGGTTGTAAATGTGCAATGATTTCTTCTTGAAATGCACATAAGCGTTTAATCTCTTCATGACCAAATAATATCGCTTCTAGCATCTCAGCCTCAGTAATCTCACTTGCACCTGCTTCAACCATGTTAACAGCATCTTTATGACCAGCAACTTCTAAGTCTAGGCGTGATACTGCTTTTTGCTCTAAGTTTGGATTGATGACATATTGGCCATCAACTAATCCGACATTTACCCCTGCGATAGGACCTTGAAATGGGATGTCAGAAACACTCAATGCCATTGAAGAACCAATCATTGCTGCCATTTCAGGAGAGCAATTTGGATCTGCACTTAGAACTGTGTTAATAATTTGAACATCATGACGGTAGCCATCAGGGAATAATGGTCGAATCGGACGGTCAATTAAACGTGCAGTTAATGTCGCTTCATCACCTGGACGTCCTTCTCTTTTTTTAAATCCGCCCGGAATTTTCCCAGCCGCATACATTTTTTCTTCATAATTGACAGTCAACGGGAAAAAGTCACCATCACGTGGCTCTTTTGAAGCTGTTGCTGTAGATAGTACAACGGTGTCACCGTATCTAACGAGTACAGCACCATTTGCTTGTTTCGCCAATTGTCCAGTTTCTATTGTTAACGGTTGGTTTGCCCATTCCGTCTTGAAAACCTTTTTTTCTTGAGACATGATAAATCTCCTCTCCTACCTCTTTACATTTCGTACCCTTTTACTATCAATATTATAGCTTACATTTTTGCCATTTAATAGTAAAAAAAAGAGCCGGGTACGATAATTGTCCCAGCCCCATTGATTCGTCTTATTTTAACTCTCTAAAATTAGCGACGGATACCTAATGATTTAATTAATTCACGGTAACGTTGGATGTCTTTGTCACGTAAGTAGTTTAATAAGTGACGACGACGACCAACCATTTTTAATAAACCACGACGTGAGTGGTGGTCTTTTTTGTGAATACGTAAGTGATCGTTTAATGCACTGATTTCTGCAGTTAATACAGCGATTTGTACTTCAGGTGAACCTGTATCTGTTTCGTGTGTACGATATTCTTTAATTAATTCATTTTTACGTTCTTGTGAAATTGCCATTTGTCAATTTCCTCCTTTAATTTTTAATTGTGCCTCTATCTGAGTCAGGCGTCGGAGTCTCAACCTACCAAGATAAAGGTCTCTGTCCTAATATCAATAGACTTAACTATTATAAGATACTTCATCGTCAAAATCAACAGCCAATAAATATTTGGCACGTTCTTTATCTTGATTCATTTGGGCCACAAGCGGGTCAATGCCATCAAATTTCAGCTCTGGTCGAATAAAATGATGCCAATAAATAGTAACACGTTCACCGTAAATATTTTCTTCAAAATCAAAAATATTCACTTCAATAACAACTTGAGGCAAATCTTCATGAAATGTCGGTTTCACACCAATGTTGCATACGCCTCTATACACTTTTTCTTTCGAACCAATGACTAAACTCACTGCATAAACGCCCTTTGTAGGAAGTACGTAATCATCACTCGGTTCAATATTAGCAGTTGGGAAACCAATTGTTCTGCCTCGTTTTTCTCCTTGAACAACTGTTCCTTTAATACGATAACGATACCCAAGTTGTTCATTTGCCTTCGCTAAATCACCTGATTTTAACGCGTTTCGTATTGCAGTCGTTGATATTTTCTCATCATTCAGTTCTTTTTTTCCTACTGTAATGCATTCGAATTGCGATTGATATTCTTGCATCATCGCCATGTTCCCTTTGCCGTATTTACCAAATGTAAAGTCAAATCCAGCAATAATTGCGCGTGCATGATTTTTCACTAAATAAGACTGCACAAATTCATCAGGCGATACTTCTGCAAAACGAGATGAAAAGTTAACCACGAGACAATAATCAATATCATATTCGCCTAATAAAGCAACTTTGTCATCTAAAGGGGTTAAATAAGTGGTTCTTTTTTGCTTTGGATTCAATACAACTGATGGATGTGGATCAAATGTCATAACCGCTTTTTTGAGTCCCTTTTCTTTTGCAGTCGCTTCTAATTGTTCTAAAAGTGCTTGATGACCACGGTGTAGTCCATCAAAAAATCCCAAAGCCAACGCAATATCTTCTTGTATATATTGGTTAGGTTGGATGGGATGTGTAATTTCAATAACTTCCATAATCGATAATCTCCTTTAATTAAAAACCTTTTTAGGCTTTATTTCCTCTTGACGAGATGGATGTCTTTCATAAATGGCCATAACACGACCTGTTTCACCATCTATCATAACAATTTGGGAGTCAAAAGAAACATCAAATGCATTTTTTAAAAACTTTTGTCCATTTTTAATTTTTAATTTTAAGGCTTCATCCGTGACTTGATACATAGGTAAAGCTTTCAGACCATAGATAATCGGCAACAGTTTTTCTTGTAAACGTTCTTCTTCATGTAGCGTTTCAATTTCGGTCAAACTTAAGGCTTGCTCTAAAGATAAACCGCCACTCATTGTTCGTGTCAGACGTGACATATGTGCCGGGAGATTCAATGTTTTTCCTATATCTGTAGCTAGTGTACGGATATACGTTCCCTTCCCGCATGTCACTTCAATTTCAAAGCGCATCATTCCATCTTCAAAATGTAACTCTGATATCCGTGCAATATGTTCAATATATATTTCTCTTTCCGGTCGCGCTACGGTTTCACCTTTTCTTGCATACTCATAGAGCTTTTTTCCGTTTACTTTTACTGAAGAATACATTGGAGGAATTTGTGTCGTCCAACCTTCAAATTTTTCTAGAACTTCATCAATTTGCTTAGCATTGATATCGGATGGTTGTAATCTAACTTGCTCTAATACATCACCGGTTTGATCTTCAGTCGTAGTGGATAAACCGAGTGTGACCTCAGCATGATACGTTTTCCCCATTTCCATGACATAGTCACTGACCTTAGTGGCTTGTCCAATACAAATGGGCAAAACACCATCTACTTCAGGATCTAACGTGCCAGTATGGCCGATTTTCTTTGTATTTAGAATCTTGCGCAATTTAAAAACAACATCGTGACTGGTTAATCCGCGTGGCTTATTTACTGGTAAAATGCCATGGTACATTTCATCTACTCCTTTTCACAAAAAAACTAGAATACGCTGATTCCATCGAAAAATCAGGCTACGTATTCTAGCGCATGCTGTTAATCTCTCTTGTTTAAATCTTGAATCAACTGCTCAATACGATTACCGTATTCAATTGATGCGTCATATTCAAATTGCAAATCGGGTACAATTCTAAGTCGCATACGTTGACCAATTTCTGATTTAATAAATCCTTTTGCTTTTTCAAGACCTTTAAAAGTATCTTCACGTTCTTTATCACTGCCTAAAACAGTCAAATAAACTTTTGCTAATGATAAGTCATTTGTAGGTTGCACATCAGTAATTGTTAAAAATCCAACTCTTGGATCTTTCAATTTGTTATTGATAATGTCCATTAACTCTTTTTTCATCTGTTCACCGACACGTTCTGCTCTCATATTCATAGTTATGCCTCCTTTCACTTTATTCGTAGCGTTTTCCTCATTTACACATTATAAAGGACATCCTAAATACGCGTCAATCCAGTTCACCGTCACCCTAGTCTGACTTGACATAGATAGGAGGCCATCTTTTTTATTCTGCACTAAAAATAGACTTGAACTTCCACATTAAAAAATACACTTTCCTGTATTGTAAACATATTAAACAAACAGAAAAGTGTATTGTTGTAACTCATTTATACATTATCATGCTAAAGTGATGATTCAACAATAGTTTATCTTTCGACTTCTACCATTACGAAAGCTTCAATAATGTCGCCCTCTTTAATATCATTGAATTTTGCAATTGTGATACCACATTCATAACCTTGGGCCACTTCTTTTGCATCATCTTTAAAACGTTTTAAAGTATCTAATTCACCTTCAAATAGGACAACACCGTCACGAATAATGCGGACACTTGAATCACGTGTGATTTTACCTTCTGTCACATAACTTCCGGCAATTGTACCGACTTTAGAAACTTTAAATGTTTGACGTACTTCTGCTTGACCAATGACTTTTTCTTCGAATTCTGGATCAAGCATCCCTTTCATTGCTGCTTCAATTTCTTCAATAACATTATAAATAACGCGGTGTAGACGCATATCTACATTTTCAGCATCAGCCGCACGTTTTGCACCTGCATCAGGACGTACGTTGAAACCGATGATAATACCGTTTGAAGCGTTAGCCAATGTTACGTCGGATTCGTTAATAGCGCCCGTAGCAGTGTGGATAATACGTACATTTACGCCTTCCACATCAATTTTCATTAATGAAGCAGCTAAAGCTTCAACAGATCCTTGTACGTCACCTTTAATGATTACGTTTAAGTCTTTCATTTCACCTTGTTTCATTTGTTCAAATAAATTATCAAGGGAAACATTTTTACTTTCTTGACGTTGTTGTAAAATACTTTCTTGTTCACGTGCTTCACCAATACGACGTGCTTTCTTCTCGTCTTTAAAGACTACAAAGCGGTCGCCTGCTTGTGGTACATCGTTTAAACCTGTAATTTCAACGGGTGTAGAAGGACCTGCAGATTTGATTCGTTTACCTAAATCGTTAACCATCGCTCTCACTTTACCGTGTGTGTTCCCAACGACTAATGCATCACCTACATGCAATGTTCCGTTTTGAACGAGTAATGACGCTGCTGGACCACGAGATTTGTCTAACTCCGCTTCAATCACTGTTCCAACTGCTGGTTTGTTAGCGTTCGCCTTTAATTCTTGGACTTCTGATACTAAAATTAACATTTCAAGTAAATCATCAATACCTTCACCACTTAATGCTGATAGCGGCACAAAAATCGTATCGCCACCCCAGTCCTCAGGAATTAAATTATATTCTGTTAACTCTTGCATAACGCGATCAGGGTTTGCAGTTGGTTTATCAATTTTGTTTACTGCAACAATAATTGGCACATCTGCTTCTTTAGCGTGATTTATCGCTTCAATTGTTTGTGGCATAACACCGTCATCTGCAGCAACAACTAAAATAGTAATATCTGTCACTTGTGCGCCACGTGCACGCATTGTCGTAAATGCGGCGTGTCCAGGTGTATCAAGGAAAGTAATCTTTTTACCATTGTTTTCTATTTGGTAAGCACCAATGTGTTGTGTAATACCACCCGCTTCACCTTCAGTGACACGTGTGTGACGAATCGAGTCTAACAAAGTTGTTTTACCATGATCAACGTGGCCCATGATTGTAACAACTGCAGGTCTTACTGTAGCATTTTCATCTTCTTCAATGTCATCAAAGTAAATAGAAAGATCATTATCATCTACAACGACTTCTTCTTCGATTTCCACACCATAATCTGATGCAACAAGCTCTAAAGCTTCAACATCTAAAGATTGGTTAATGTTGGCCATAATACCTAACAAGAATAATTTTTTGATGATTTCAGATGAATCTACACCTAATTTGTCAGCTAATTCTCCAACTGTAATGCCTTCTGTATACGTAATTTTAGATGGCATTTCTTTAGGTTCAGTTGGTTGTTGTGCTTTTTGGTTCTTTTTGTTTTGTTTAT from Staphylococcus schleiferi includes the following:
- the rnjB gene encoding ribonuclease J2 yields the protein MNLVKKKNKDIRIIPLGGVGEIAKNMYIIEVDDEMFMLDAGLKFPEDEMLGIDIVIPDIQYVLENKHKLKGIFLTHGHEHAIGAVSYVLEQVDAPVYGSKLTIGLVKENLKARQINKKIRYYVVNNESVMRFKGVNVTFFNTTHSIPDSLGVCIHTSYGAIVYTGEFKFDQSLHGQYAPDMKKMAEIGENGVFALLSDSTEAEKPGYNTPENVIESHMFDAFAKVKGRLIVSCYASNFIRIQQVLNIASKLNRKVSFLGRSLESSFSIARKMGYFNIPKDLLIPMSEVENYPKNEVIIIATGMQGEPVEALSQMARQKHKIMNIEKGDSVFLAITASANMEVIIANTLNELARAGAYVIPNNKKIHASSHGCMEELKLMLNMMKPEYFIPIQGEFKMQISHAKLASESGVNPEKIFLAEAGDVIYFDGEDMALNEKVNAGNVLIDGIGVGDVGNIVLRDRHLLAEDGIFIAVVTLDPKKRRIAAGPEIQSRGFVYVRESEALLKEAEDKVREIVEAGLQEKRIEWSEMKQNMRDQVSKLLFESTRRRPMIIPVISEI
- the truB gene encoding tRNA pseudouridine(55) synthase TruB, which gives rise to MYHGILPVNKPRGLTSHDVVFKLRKILNTKKIGHTGTLDPEVDGVLPICIGQATKVSDYVMEMGKTYHAEVTLGLSTTTEDQTGDVLEQVRLQPSDINAKQIDEVLEKFEGWTTQIPPMYSSVKVNGKKLYEYARKGETVARPEREIYIEHIARISELHFEDGMMRFEIEVTCGKGTYIRTLATDIGKTLNLPAHMSRLTRTMSGGLSLEQALSLTEIETLHEEERLQEKLLPIIYGLKALPMYQVTDEALKLKIKNGQKFLKNAFDVSFDSQIVMIDGETGRVMAIYERHPSRQEEIKPKKVFN
- the rbfA gene encoding 30S ribosome-binding factor RbfA — translated: MNMRAERVGEQMKKELMDIINNKLKDPRVGFLTITDVQPTNDLSLAKVYLTVLGSDKEREDTFKGLEKAKGFIKSEIGQRMRLRIVPDLQFEYDASIEYGNRIEQLIQDLNKRD
- the pnp gene encoding polyribonucleotide nucleotidyltransferase; the encoded protein is MSQEKKVFKTEWANQPLTIETGQLAKQANGAVLVRYGDTVVLSTATASKEPRDGDFFPLTVNYEEKMYAAGKIPGGFKKREGRPGDEATLTARLIDRPIRPLFPDGYRHDVQIINTVLSADPNCSPEMAAMIGSSMALSVSDIPFQGPIAGVNVGLVDGQYVINPNLEQKAVSRLDLEVAGHKDAVNMVEAGASEITEAEMLEAILFGHEEIKRLCAFQEEIIAHLQPEKQEFIPEEKNQTLIDSVTEMTQNEGLNQAIQTVEKQEREENLDAIKERVLANFEDEEDPENEALLKEVNAIINTLIKEEVRRLIADEKIRPDGRKPDEIRPLSSEVGLLPRAHGSGLFTRGQTQALSVLTLGSISEYQIIDGLGEEEHKRFMHHYNFPNFSVGETGPVRAPGRREIGHGALGERALRYIIPDEKDFPYTVRIVSEVLESNGSSSQASICGSTLALMDAGVPIKAPVAGIAMGLVTRDDQYTILTDIQGMEDALGDMDFKVAGTTEGITAIQMDIKIDGLTKEVIEEALEQARKGRLAILDHMMQTINQPRTELSAYAPKVETMQIKPEKIRDVIGPGGKQINEIIDATGVKLDIEQDGTVFIGSTEQDMINQARSWIENIVREAEVGQIYDAKVKRIEKFGAFVELFPGKDALVHISQISNERINKVEDVLKIGDTLNVKVTEIDKQGRVNASHKVLISQ
- the infB gene encoding translation initiation factor IF-2; protein product: MGKQRIYEYAKDLNIKSKDVIDELKKEGVEVSNHMQTLEDDQVKSLDKVFKKDQAQKDTKPQKNTQSNHKNQKQGKNQKGKPNQQQKQNKKNNKGSKNNKQNKKNQKAQQPTEPKEMPSKITYTEGITVGELADKLGVDSSEIIKKLFLLGIMANINQSLDVEALELVASDYGVEIEEEVVVDDNDLSIYFDDIEEDENATVRPAVVTIMGHVDHGKTTLLDSIRHTRVTEGEAGGITQHIGAYQIENNGKKITFLDTPGHAAFTTMRARGAQVTDITILVVAADDGVMPQTIEAINHAKEADVPIIVAVNKIDKPTANPDRVMQELTEYNLIPEDWGGDTIFVPLSALSGEGIDDLLEMLILVSEVQELKANANKPAVGTVIEAELDKSRGPAASLLVQNGTLHVGDALVVGNTHGKVRAMVNDLGKRIKSAGPSTPVEITGLNDVPQAGDRFVVFKDEKKARRIGEAREQESILQQRQESKNVSLDNLFEQMKQGEMKDLNVIIKGDVQGSVEALAASLMKIDVEGVNVRIIHTATGAINESDVTLANASNGIIIGFNVRPDAGAKRAADAENVDMRLHRVIYNVIEEIEAAMKGMLDPEFEEKVIGQAEVRQTFKVSKVGTIAGSYVTEGKITRDSSVRIIRDGVVLFEGELDTLKRFKDDAKEVAQGYECGITIAKFNDIKEGDIIEAFVMVEVER
- the rpsO gene encoding 30S ribosomal protein S15 produces the protein MAISQERKNELIKEYRTHETDTGSPEVQIAVLTAEISALNDHLRIHKKDHHSRRGLLKMVGRRRHLLNYLRDKDIQRYRELIKSLGIRR
- the ribF gene encoding riboflavin biosynthesis protein RibF: MEVIEITHPIQPNQYIQEDIALALGFFDGLHRGHQALLEQLEATAKEKGLKKAVMTFDPHPSVVLNPKQKRTTYLTPLDDKVALLGEYDIDYCLVVNFSSRFAEVSPDEFVQSYLVKNHARAIIAGFDFTFGKYGKGNMAMMQEYQSQFECITVGKKELNDEKISTTAIRNALKSGDLAKANEQLGYRYRIKGTVVQGEKRGRTIGFPTANIEPSDDYVLPTKGVYAVSLVIGSKEKVYRGVCNIGVKPTFHEDLPQVVIEVNIFDFEENIYGERVTIYWHHFIRPELKFDGIDPLVAQMNQDKERAKYLLAVDFDDEVSYNS